A region of Haemorhous mexicanus isolate bHaeMex1 chromosome 24, bHaeMex1.pri, whole genome shotgun sequence DNA encodes the following proteins:
- the OAF gene encoding out at first protein homolog, which translates to MRGPRPRLPALPALLWLALAPLPGPAARAELRVRVRLPGGQVTEESLQADSGADCVSLELRAADGALVTLTADFRQEVKIFRALILGELERGQSQFQALCFVTRLHRNEIIPSESMAKLRQKNPRTVRQAEEVRGLEHLSMDVAVNFSKAAQLSSHIHNVCAEAREAIYTREEDVKFWLEKGVDGSMFEVLPQGSELPELQRCGLCAERWKPCMCSYSLSIEWYPCMLKYCKSRDAAGRVSSYKCGIRSCQKGYTFHYYVPQKQLCLWDEET; encoded by the exons ATGCGCGGCCCGCGGCCGCGGCtgccggcgctgccggcgctgctgTGGCTGGCGCTGGCCCcgctgcccggccccgcggcgcgGGCAGAGCTGCGGGTGCGGGTGCGGCTGCCCGGCGGGCAGGTGACGGAGGAGAGCCTGCAGGCCGACAGCGGCGCCGACTGCGTCAGCCTGGAGCTAAGGGCGGCCGACGGCGCCCTCGTCACGCTCACGGCGGATTTCAGACAG GAGGTGAAGATTTTCCGTGCCTTAATCCTcggggagctggagaggggccaGAGCCAGTTCCAGGCCCTCTGCTTTGTGACCCGGCTGCACCGCAACGAGATCATCCCCAGCGAGTCCATGGCGAAGCTGCGCCAG aaaaaCCCCCGGACAGtgaggcaggcagaggaggTGCGAGGCCTGGAGCACCTCAGCATGGACGTGGCTGTGAACTTcagcaaggcagcccagctgagctcccacatcCACAACGTCTGCGCCGAGGCCAGGGAGGCCATTTACACCCGCGAGGAGGATGTCAAGTTCTGGCTGGAGAAAG GGGTGGACGGCTCCATGTTCGAGGTGCTGCCGCAGGGCTCGGAGCTGCCGGAGCTGCAGCGCTGCGGGCTGTGCGCCGAGCGCTGGAAGCCGTGCATGTGCAGCTACTCGCTGAGCATCGAGTGGTACCCCTGCATGCTCAAGTACTGCAAGAGCCGCGACGCCGCGGGCAGGGTCAGCTCCTACAAGTGCGGCATCCGCAGCTGCCAGAAGGGCTACACCTTCCACTACTACGTGCCTCaaaagcagctctgcctctgggaTGAGGAAACTTAG